The Prevotella melaninogenica genome window below encodes:
- a CDS encoding TonB-dependent receptor, with the protein MLNTLLFASLAISGVAGVTPDSVVNKDASLNEVVVTDFKQNKRNLTSIAVSTINSQQLLNQQIVNLKELTAVMPNFYMPDYGSYANTPIFIRGIGAKMKGSAVGFYVDGVPHFESSAFNIDLSDIAAVDVFRGPQGTLYGRNTIAGVINVYTHNPLDYQKTRIKVGYGKYNDVVAQASNYSKLTDKLGLSSAISYHHNDGMFTNQFQNDKADKVNEVEGRLGLYWRPTMNWLIHLNSTLTHSKQNGYPYAPYDLTKDVLSPISYNRNSTYKRLISTTGLNARYENSRISFNSQTSYQFIKSHQGIDQDFTPKDLFYADNSYHQNMLSQELTLKSNDKGRYQWIIGMFGMLLHSAPFIETSYYTKDFSTPTSYKNPTAGYAIYHQSSYNIWRGLSATVGLRFDYEHAKIDYNQDKVTLTTGANAHVKDFVSSANFRQFTPKFTLQYLTNRDNLYYASVARGYKPGGFNTIFKTDAERAYDPEYSWNYEVGARLKFLNGRLTAEADLFYIDWRHMQTTYTVPAVGNLIANAGHTDSKGFELSFAYHPIKSLQFSMNYGYTHARYLEYKKSATEDFSGNRLPMVPNHTLSIDGTYTVLQAGWFNKIVVNAGFTGLGRIYWADDNVVRQNFYGTLNAKVSLTKGIFTWDLWGKNLTGTDYIAYSFKMSTGNYAQKGKPLTFGTSLSVSF; encoded by the coding sequence ATGTTAAATACCTTATTATTTGCATCCCTTGCTATCAGCGGGGTAGCTGGAGTGACTCCAGACTCAGTAGTGAACAAAGATGCATCACTTAATGAAGTAGTCGTTACTGACTTCAAGCAGAACAAAAGAAACCTAACTTCTATTGCAGTTTCAACCATTAACAGTCAGCAATTACTGAACCAACAAATTGTGAATTTGAAGGAGTTAACGGCAGTTATGCCTAACTTTTACATGCCCGACTATGGTTCATATGCTAACACACCTATCTTTATTCGTGGTATCGGAGCAAAGATGAAGGGTTCTGCCGTAGGTTTCTATGTAGATGGTGTGCCTCATTTTGAATCGTCAGCATTTAATATTGACCTTAGTGATATTGCTGCTGTAGATGTGTTTCGAGGTCCGCAAGGAACCTTATACGGCCGTAACACTATAGCAGGTGTTATCAATGTCTACACACATAACCCTCTTGATTATCAGAAGACGCGTATAAAAGTAGGCTATGGAAAGTATAACGATGTTGTAGCACAGGCTTCTAACTATTCTAAGCTGACTGATAAACTTGGTTTGTCGAGTGCTATTTCTTATCATCATAACGATGGTATGTTCACCAATCAGTTCCAGAATGATAAGGCAGATAAGGTGAATGAGGTTGAAGGACGACTCGGACTTTACTGGCGACCAACCATGAATTGGCTTATTCATCTCAATAGTACGCTTACTCATAGTAAGCAGAATGGTTATCCATATGCACCATATGACCTTACGAAAGATGTACTATCACCTATTAGTTATAACCGCAATAGCACTTACAAACGTCTGATTTCAACAACAGGTCTTAATGCTCGATATGAGAATAGTCGTATTAGTTTCAATAGTCAGACATCTTATCAATTCATCAAATCACATCAGGGGATAGACCAAGATTTCACACCAAAGGACCTCTTCTATGCTGATAATAGCTATCATCAGAATATGCTTTCACAAGAGTTAACCTTGAAATCGAATGATAAAGGTCGTTACCAGTGGATTATTGGTATGTTTGGTATGCTACTCCATTCTGCCCCCTTTATAGAAACAAGCTATTATACAAAGGATTTTTCGACTCCAACTTCCTATAAGAACCCTACAGCAGGCTATGCAATCTATCACCAGAGTTCTTATAATATATGGAGGGGTTTATCGGCAACTGTTGGTTTACGCTTCGATTATGAGCATGCGAAGATAGACTACAATCAAGATAAGGTAACGTTAACAACAGGTGCTAATGCACATGTAAAGGACTTTGTTAGTAGTGCAAACTTCCGTCAGTTCACTCCTAAGTTTACGCTTCAATATCTTACAAATAGGGACAATCTCTACTATGCGAGTGTCGCTCGTGGTTATAAGCCAGGTGGATTTAATACTATCTTTAAGACCGATGCAGAGCGTGCATACGACCCAGAATACAGCTGGAATTACGAGGTAGGGGCACGATTGAAGTTCTTGAATGGACGATTGACTGCTGAAGCAGATCTTTTCTACATTGATTGGCGACACATGCAGACTACCTATACTGTTCCTGCTGTGGGTAATCTAATTGCGAATGCAGGACATACGGATAGTAAAGGTTTCGAACTTTCATTTGCTTATCATCCAATAAAGAGCTTACAGTTTAGTATGAACTATGGTTACACCCACGCTCGTTACTTGGAATATAAGAAGAGTGCTACAGAAGATTTCTCGGGTAATAGACTTCCAATGGTACCTAACCATACGCTCTCAATAGATGGGACTTACACTGTTTTGCAGGCGGGTTGGTTTAATAAGATTGTCGTTAATGCAGGCTTTACAGGGCTCGGTCGTATCTATTGGGCTGATGACAATGTCGTTCGCCAGAACTTCTATGGGACGCTTAATGCAAAGGTTAGTCTCACAAAAGGTATATTCACATGGGATTTATGGGGTAAGAATCTGACAGGAACTGACTATATAGCGTACAGTTTCAAGATGTCAACTGGTAACTATGCACAGAAGGGTAAGCCTCTTACCTTTGGTACTTCCCTCAGCGTATCATTCTAA